A part of Limihaloglobus sulfuriphilus genomic DNA contains:
- a CDS encoding [FeFe] hydrogenase, group A codes for MQKQYLTIDNRKVEIKDQRNLLELIRGIGIDLPTFCYHSELSVYGACRLCVVDIEGMGIVTSCSTTPKEGMVVRTNTAELREMRKVYLKLLLANHDQSCYTCSKSGSCRLQDLANRFGIQEIPFGNEYKPKPLDESNPAIIRDPNKCVLCGDCVRACDEIQGVGAIDFTGRGAHTCVSPAFGKDLCEVECVYCGLCASVCPTGAITPKPDIDKVWSEIYDPDKVVVAQIAPAVRVAVGEMFGFEAGEVTTGRLVAAIKMMGFDQVYDTSFAADLTVLEETNEFIQRKSDGGKLPLITSCCPAWVKYAEQFYPELLGNVSSCRSPQQMFGAVARKTLPEYLGVKPENLVIVSIMPCTAKKFEATREEFSTDGRPDVDYVITTQELGRMIKETGVRFSDLEPESLDMPMGFKTGAGVIFGATGGVSEAVLRYAGERLTGEKLSDSDFHEVRGSEGIREYEAVIGETTLKMVIVNGLGNARKVLEDVRKGKSDYDFIEVMACPGGCVAGAGQPVSWDADARTKRAGGLYKSDKRHQLHNPQDNPYVQKTYSETLGEPGSHAAHELLHTKYRNRRRISGISLETDAKADTAGMLDVNVCVGTSCYLRGSQDILNNVTEYVRKKELGDKVNVTATFCYENCGSGPNVRVGDSVLSRCGFDDVVKEIETRL; via the coding sequence ATGCAGAAACAATATTTGACAATAGATAACCGGAAAGTAGAAATAAAAGACCAGCGCAACCTGCTTGAGCTGATTCGCGGAATCGGAATAGACCTTCCCACATTCTGTTACCATTCAGAACTGAGTGTTTACGGCGCGTGCAGGCTCTGTGTCGTTGACATCGAGGGTATGGGAATTGTAACCTCATGCAGCACAACCCCCAAAGAGGGCATGGTTGTCCGCACAAATACCGCCGAGCTGCGGGAGATGCGCAAGGTGTATCTCAAGCTGCTGCTGGCAAACCACGACCAGAGCTGCTACACCTGTTCAAAGAGCGGCAGCTGCCGTCTGCAGGATCTGGCAAACCGCTTCGGTATCCAGGAAATCCCCTTCGGCAATGAATACAAGCCCAAACCGCTCGACGAGAGCAATCCGGCGATAATCCGAGACCCCAACAAGTGCGTGCTCTGCGGCGACTGTGTCCGGGCGTGCGACGAGATACAGGGTGTCGGCGCGATAGACTTTACCGGCCGCGGCGCACATACATGCGTATCTCCGGCGTTCGGCAAGGACCTCTGCGAGGTTGAATGTGTTTACTGCGGCCTCTGCGCCAGCGTCTGCCCGACGGGTGCGATTACTCCAAAACCCGATATAGATAAGGTCTGGAGCGAGATTTATGACCCGGACAAGGTCGTAGTAGCCCAGATTGCCCCGGCGGTACGGGTTGCCGTCGGCGAGATGTTCGGTTTCGAAGCCGGCGAAGTAACAACCGGCCGGCTGGTCGCGGCGATAAAGATGATGGGATTCGACCAGGTTTATGATACATCTTTCGCGGCGGACCTGACCGTTCTGGAAGAAACAAACGAGTTTATACAGCGCAAATCAGACGGCGGTAAACTGCCGCTTATCACCTCATGCTGTCCGGCATGGGTCAAATATGCAGAGCAGTTTTATCCAGAGCTTCTGGGAAATGTATCTTCCTGCCGCTCTCCCCAGCAGATGTTCGGCGCGGTAGCCCGCAAGACACTGCCGGAATATCTTGGAGTCAAGCCGGAGAATCTGGTCATTGTATCGATTATGCCGTGTACCGCCAAAAAGTTTGAGGCAACCCGCGAAGAATTTTCGACCGACGGCCGGCCGGACGTTGATTATGTGATAACTACACAGGAGCTTGGACGCATGATAAAAGAAACCGGCGTGCGTTTCAGTGACCTTGAGCCGGAGTCTCTGGATATGCCGATGGGCTTCAAGACCGGTGCCGGCGTGATTTTCGGAGCCACCGGCGGTGTCAGTGAGGCCGTACTGCGTTACGCAGGCGAGCGGCTCACCGGTGAGAAACTCAGCGACAGCGACTTCCACGAAGTACGCGGCAGCGAGGGCATACGCGAATACGAGGCGGTAATAGGCGAAACCACGCTGAAAATGGTAATCGTCAACGGCCTTGGCAACGCGAGGAAAGTCCTTGAAGATGTCCGTAAAGGCAAAAGCGACTATGATTTCATAGAGGTTATGGCATGTCCCGGCGGATGTGTCGCCGGAGCCGGCCAACCCGTATCCTGGGACGCCGATGCCCGGACAAAACGCGCCGGCGGACTTTACAAAAGCGATAAACGCCACCAACTGCACAACCCGCAGGATAACCCGTACGTTCAGAAGACCTACAGCGAAACTCTGGGCGAGCCGGGCAGCCATGCCGCTCATGAGCTTCTGCACACCAAATACCGCAACCGCAGGAGAATCAGCGGGATAAGCCTTGAGACGGATGCAAAGGCTGACACAGCCGGTATGCTTGATGTCAATGTGTGTGTCGGCACGAGCTGTTATCTCCGCGGCTCACAGGATATCCTCAATAATGTTACAGAATACGTCCGCAAAAAAGAGCTTGGCGATAAGGTTAATGTCACCGCGACTTTCTGCTACGAGAATTGCGGCAGCGGCCCTAATGTCCGTGTCGGCGACTCCGTCCTGAGCAGGTGCGGCTTTGATGACGTAGTTAAGGAAATCGAAACCAGACTTTGA
- the thiF gene encoding sulfur carrier protein ThiS adenylyltransferase ThiF, with amino-acid sequence MQNTLTKEQIEASTDRNTGAALAAKLRSVRVGVAGLGGLGSVVTSSLVRAGVCNLILADFDRVELSNMNRQLYRLDQIGMLKTDACEDNLLAINPHLRIEKLACTITADNTGDFISRVDIVAECFDNPAAKQMIVETALSRYPEKYIVAASGLAGFGRSNMIQTRKISEKFQIVGDGESTLEKHCGLFAARVGIAANHQANAIIQLINEVF; translated from the coding sequence ATGCAAAATACACTTACAAAAGAACAGATCGAGGCGTCCACAGACCGCAATACCGGTGCGGCCCTTGCGGCGAAACTGCGGAGCGTGCGTGTCGGCGTTGCCGGGCTCGGCGGGCTGGGCAGCGTGGTTACATCGTCCCTTGTCAGGGCGGGAGTCTGCAATCTGATTCTCGCGGATTTTGACCGTGTGGAACTTAGCAATATGAACCGCCAGCTGTACCGGCTTGACCAGATCGGTATGCTCAAAACTGATGCCTGCGAAGATAACCTGCTGGCAATTAACCCGCATCTGAGAATAGAAAAACTCGCCTGCACAATAACCGCCGACAACACAGGAGATTTTATCAGCCGCGTGGATATCGTGGCGGAATGTTTTGACAATCCAGCGGCAAAACAGATGATAGTCGAAACTGCTTTGAGCCGGTATCCGGAAAAATATATCGTTGCCGCCAGCGGCCTTGCGGGGTTTGGCAGAAGCAACATGATACAAACCAGAAAAATCAGCGAAAAATTCCAGATTGTCGGCGACGGCGAGAGCACGCTGGAAAAACATTGCGGCCTTTTCGCCGCCCGCGTCGGGATTGCGGCAAATCATCAGGCAAACGCGATAATACAACTTATAAACGAGGTGTTTTAA
- the thiS gene encoding sulfur carrier protein ThiS, with product MASLKVNGKTIDYGEGKLPANVAGLLENMNIDKATVVAEIDGKIVERKDFETFELKDGQSIELIRFVGGG from the coding sequence ATGGCATCACTGAAAGTAAACGGTAAAACAATAGACTACGGCGAAGGAAAATTGCCGGCCAATGTCGCCGGACTGCTGGAGAACATGAATATTGACAAGGCTACTGTCGTGGCAGAAATCGACGGTAAAATCGTAGAACGCAAAGATTTCGAGACCTTTGAGCTCAAAGACGGCCAGTCAATAGAGCTGATTCGCTTTGTCGGCGGCGGCTGA
- a CDS encoding NADH-ubiquinone oxidoreductase-F iron-sulfur binding region domain-containing protein — MSKQMLNLERIQKDYKTALKKCKRRIVVCAGTACVANGSLEVFEALKKAVRAKGLKVDVKLEKHDDVDCLFSRSGCRGFCQVGPLVTVEPSDTHYVKVKPEDADEIVEKTIMADEYVERLLYVDPVTGEKCSRTADIPFYKRQDRYVLGNCGRLDAEDINQYIADGGYTAARMAYTELEPKQICDMVEKAGLRGRGGGGFSTGRKWNLTLPQKSDKKYIICNGDEGDPGAFMDRSLMEGNPHRVLEGMMIAARAIGADEGYIYVRAEYPLAVERVQKAVDDAEKLGILGEDVFGSGVNLKLFVMEGAGAFVCGEETALIASIEGRRGMPMPKPPFPAECGLWGKPTCINNVETLATVPLILRDGVDKFLAYGTESSPGTKTFALTGHVANTGLIEVPFGVTVREIVYDIGGGVTDDAGNILEDGFKAVQVGGPSGGCLTKDHLDLGMDFDSLRSIGAMVGSGGLVVMNKNTCMVQIAHFFMKFTQNESCGKCVPCREGTKQMLKLLEDIIEGRGTMETIELLERIASAVGKGSLCGLGKTAPNPVLTTLRFFRDEYIAHVEDKRCPAGQCKALAMPEILEDKCIGCGLCSRKCPVNAITGEKKQPHSIDPDVCIKCGVCAEVCKFNAVIGV, encoded by the coding sequence ATGTCTAAACAGATGTTAAATCTTGAAAGAATACAAAAGGACTATAAAACGGCATTGAAAAAATGCAAACGCCGTATCGTGGTCTGTGCGGGAACGGCCTGCGTTGCCAACGGCTCACTCGAAGTTTTTGAGGCGCTGAAAAAAGCTGTCCGGGCCAAAGGCCTTAAGGTGGACGTAAAGCTCGAAAAACATGATGACGTTGACTGTTTGTTTTCACGCAGCGGCTGCCGCGGTTTCTGCCAGGTAGGCCCGCTGGTTACTGTTGAGCCCTCAGATACTCACTACGTAAAGGTAAAGCCCGAGGATGCAGATGAGATCGTGGAAAAGACCATAATGGCCGATGAATACGTAGAGAGGCTGCTCTATGTTGACCCTGTAACCGGCGAGAAATGCAGCCGCACGGCGGACATACCGTTTTACAAACGCCAGGACCGCTACGTGCTGGGCAACTGCGGAAGGCTCGATGCCGAGGATATCAACCAGTACATCGCTGACGGCGGATACACTGCCGCGAGGATGGCTTACACAGAGCTTGAGCCAAAACAGATTTGCGATATGGTTGAAAAGGCCGGACTTCGCGGCCGCGGCGGCGGAGGGTTTTCTACCGGACGCAAGTGGAACCTGACTCTGCCGCAGAAATCGGACAAGAAATATATAATCTGCAACGGTGACGAGGGCGACCCCGGCGCGTTTATGGATAGATCGCTGATGGAGGGCAACCCGCACCGTGTGCTTGAGGGAATGATGATCGCCGCACGGGCTATCGGAGCAGACGAGGGCTATATCTATGTGCGTGCGGAATACCCGCTTGCGGTTGAGCGCGTGCAAAAGGCCGTTGATGACGCGGAAAAGCTGGGCATACTCGGTGAAGACGTCTTCGGCAGCGGAGTAAACCTAAAACTCTTTGTCATGGAAGGTGCCGGAGCGTTTGTCTGCGGCGAGGAAACCGCCCTGATAGCCTCCATCGAAGGACGCCGCGGAATGCCGATGCCCAAACCGCCCTTCCCCGCAGAATGCGGGCTCTGGGGCAAGCCTACATGTATAAACAATGTAGAGACTCTCGCCACCGTGCCGCTGATACTTCGCGACGGTGTTGATAAGTTTCTCGCCTACGGCACAGAATCCTCGCCCGGAACAAAGACATTCGCCCTTACCGGCCATGTCGCCAATACCGGCCTGATAGAAGTGCCTTTCGGTGTAACAGTCCGTGAGATTGTATATGACATCGGCGGCGGGGTTACAGACGATGCAGGCAACATACTCGAAGACGGATTTAAGGCCGTGCAGGTCGGCGGCCCCTCGGGCGGCTGTCTGACCAAAGATCACTTAGACCTGGGTATGGATTTCGACTCGCTCCGCAGTATCGGCGCGATGGTCGGCTCCGGCGGTCTGGTGGTTATGAACAAAAATACCTGTATGGTTCAGATCGCCCACTTTTTCATGAAGTTTACGCAGAACGAATCCTGTGGAAAGTGTGTTCCGTGCCGCGAGGGCACAAAGCAGATGCTCAAACTTCTGGAAGATATTATCGAAGGCCGCGGAACAATGGAAACCATAGAGCTGCTCGAGCGGATAGCAAGCGCAGTGGGCAAGGGCTCGCTATGCGGGCTTGGCAAGACGGCCCCCAATCCGGTACTGACAACGCTGCGTTTCTTCCGCGATGAGTACATCGCTCACGTAGAGGATAAACGCTGCCCCGCCGGCCAGTGCAAGGCCCTGGCGATGCCGGAGATTCTGGAAGATAAATGTATCGGATGCGGGCTGTGCAGCAGGAAATGCCCTGTAAACGCGATCACAGGCGAGAAGAAACAGCCCCATTCAATAGACCCTGATGTATGTATAAAGTGCGGCGTGTGTGCCGAGGTTTGCAAGTTTAACGCAGTAATCGGAGTGTAG